Genomic window (Dasypus novemcinctus isolate mDasNov1 chromosome 10, mDasNov1.1.hap2, whole genome shotgun sequence):
TCATTATTTGTGGTATGCCTTACACCAACTGCAAATATATGAAATGCTGAGATCAGAATAGTTCAATTCATGATGTGTAAATACTAAAGTACTATTTTAGTggataaatttccttttttgagACACTCAATATTTATAGAATATTAGTGAGCAAAAACTCCTTTTCAAATTTTGTGGAATACAACcataattttttataaagttgGGATTAAGAGCTGAAATTAACACAAGATTTCttagaagaaatttaaaactaATACATTTGAATTTAAACAAACTTTGAACATGCTAGAAGGGACATGGAATTAAATTACTACAGAtgtaaatataaagacaaataataCAAAATCACCAATGACTGAAGCAAAAAATATGGCACAATATTAATTAGTTCTATACTTTTATTTGTAAAACAACTTTGAGGTATATTTTCCATTCCTCTATTTCATCCAtgtatagaaaattattttttgtttgtgtgatgGCTTTCTTAAACATTATATAATTGACTCTTTCTTACAAAACCTGGATCTAAATCTTAACAGCCTTAttgaattacttttaaaattagtattatttctataatcttatttttccattcactCTAAGTTTGTTTGTTTCCTACTATTAGTGAATTGATCAAGAAtacactataatccatgattcATCAAATAATCTGGAAATTTTACCACGTATTTCTACTGAAAATAGTTATATTaaattacttaaatatttttgtatagaaaaatatattaacattaaCCTGAAACTATTCtctatactaaaaaaaaaaccataaacacCTACAAAGGCTAAAGACCATTAATGTAAATTTATCTTTCTGATTCCCAAACCAGGCTTAATTGAATAATTTGTAACTTTTAATACTAAACTAGTCTTTTGAGGTGTTTTTGGATTTCAATTCTGTCATCCAAAGTATGTTACTACTTCAGAATACCCTCATATATTCCAGGCATAGAATGCAGGATTATCCAGGTCTTTTTGATAATATGTAGCTAAACAGTTGAAGAAAGTATCCACAATACCAAGGTCAATCCCAGAAAATGAGCACCTTGGGATGTTTCCTTATACTGAGGGAAAACTATGATTCCTGGCTTGTCCATGCTCTCCTTGTGATGCTGAGAATGCTGGATCTCCTGCCAGTTCTGACAATCTTGTAGAAGAACCACACGGGATTGTAAATGAATGTTAAACAATATTGTCACCACAAGATAATCTAAACATGGAGTTGAAATGTCTTTACTGAGAATTCATCACTGAGAATCCTTCTCCATCTTGAAGAGTAAGAAGGCTTTGACCACCCACTCCCCATTCCAAGTAGCTGAAGCAgatttttaatcattagttcacATACCAATTCTCTTCATCATTAGTTTGAATAATATAATCATAATTATCATCATAAATTACTATAATGCCCAGTAATTTGTAGGTGCAAATATGCAGTGGTATCCAAATGTACTATATTTCTTTCTCCCTAGGAGTCAGACCTCAAGAAACTCAGGTCAGGTATGTCCTCTTGCAACAACTCCATCCCACAGCCCTTGATATTTGTCCTGGCTGGAATTCCTGGCCTGGCATCTTCCTATGGCTGgttctctgtggcttttttcttggTGTTTGTGATGACAGTCATTGGCAATGTCACCATCATAAGTATTATCCGGGTGCAGATGAGTCTTCACGAGCCCATGTTTCTCTTACTGGCCATGCAATCAGTTGTCGACCTGTCTGTGGTCAGTGTCACTGTTCCCCGTATGCTGGGCATCTTCTGGATGAATGCCAAGGAAATCGGTTTCAATGCCTGTCTAATGCAGATGTTTTTCGTCTCTTTCTTTTATGTTATGGAGTCTGGAATCCTTGTGACCATGGCTTTTGACAGATTTGTGGCCATCTGGAAACCTCTGAGCTATACAGCCATTCTTGCTAACAACATGCTTGTGAAGATTGCACTGGCTGTCTTGGCAAGAGCAGTTGCTGTGCTTACCCCAGCTCCCATCCTGGCAAAAAGACTGGAAAGCTTCCAAACCCACACAATTGCTTACTCCTACTGTGCCTACATGGCTGTGGTAGAGATAGCCTGTGGAGATGTCTCTAACCACATTGTGTACGGACTCATGGTTACTGTATTATCTGTGGGATTTGATCTGTTTTTTACCATTCTCTCATATGGGTTGATACTCCATACTGCTTTTTGGATACCAACTTGGGAGGCACGGGGCAAAGCTCTCAGCACCTGTGGCTCTCATTTCTGTGTCATTGCTCTCTTTTATTCTCctgttgtcatttcttttttggtTCATAGTTTAGGCTACCATATGGTTCCCCATGTTCAGATCTTCATCGACAACCTCTACTTCCTGGTTCCTCCCATGGTCAATCCCTTAATTTATGGGGTCCGGACCAAGCAATTGTGGGAGCAGGTACTACAGATCCTCCACTGTCTTGAAGACTGAGGTTGATGTCTAAGTGGACAGGAGACCTGGGAAGGTGGAGGTGGAAATTATGTTAGGTTGGAGGTATTGATAATATCTGCCAGTCTTGGAAAAGGAATAAACAAGTcaatagaagaaattttttaGTGTAGGAATGTAACAGGGACATAATTGTCCCATCAGGAAACAGTTGTTATGTTTCTCTCAATCTCAGAATCCTTCTCACATGTTTAAGtaaagttccatccatctacctcatGGGATCTAAAACTAGAAATACAGTTGTCATCACCATCctaaattcctcaagattgaggagtgaaatgaacaagcataaggggagaatgcaactatagaataaagtaaacattattatcctagcaatggaggtacttgtaacatttatataaaggcagtggtcctcagagtttctgaagggagagagagggaagaaaaggtataacatggggcattttggggacattggaattgttctaaatgaCACTGTaatgatggatagaggccatcatacattttgtcagaatctACTAGTACAatagtacaaagtgtaaactctaTTGTGCAGTACAAActgcagtacaaagtgtaaactctattgtaaactactgaccatggttaatagcaatgcctcaatatttgttcatcagttgtaacaaatgtaccacactaatcaaagatgttgttaatagggaaaagtgtgCATGATGGGgatcatatgggaatccccctatattttcaatgtatcatttatataatctaaagctttgttaaaataaaataaaataaaataaaaagtttcttaCCCCACAAATTAAAATGCTTATATAAGAAGTAAAATAGTATAGTACATTAGTATTAATTTTATTGTGTTTCTAATTTTGCCAAATCAATTACCTTGGAACACATATTTCAAATGAGGCAAAAATGCAACTTAAATCTACGTATTCAAGATTCCTGTACAAAAACAATTCTTCAAATAATTTGGccgatttaatattttctttcccttattaATTGTGGTTCAACATTTCAACAACACAACATTATGTAACATAGAAATAACCCTAATGGAAatacctagcaattccactgctgggtatgtacccagtagaactgaaaacaaggacacaaacagatatatgcacaccaatgttcatagcagcactattcactatcgccaagagttggaatcaacccaaatgtccatcaacagatgaatggataaataaaatgtggtatatacatacaatggaatactactcagctgtaagagcaaatacagtacaaacacatgtgataaatCGATGAATcctgagaatcttatgttgagtgaagcaacccaggcattgaaggacaaatactacatgagctcactgatatgaaataagtaaaccaagttgtctcagagagctagaaaccacatgataggcttacaggaatttgggggtaggagaaggttgtgagctggcacctacctgggtgaaagctatgataagctggaggtaagtaaaatgggggcataaagatacctttgggtgggaatttgtgggcttgagggggtttagggatgggaggatgggtaatattgcccaagaaattggggggattgtgtggggaacatttgaacataggagattgtcaggtatgtggttgaaactataatgttgagaaaactctttagaaaatataataaggaaggttacctgttgaagatgcttaaggggaggcatctgacacagggcaggcttctagggagtgtgtgagtgctcattttttcatagtgggttatatcattgagtggagacccataaaatgagagtgaaggtatacccacagcCAGGGGAGGATTgatgatctcaaatagagggaagtgTATCTCATGAGAGAATTGGTAGCTCCCAATGGGTTAAGGCaatcgagcatgtcaagccctcaacactgttgcaagtatctctgaatatggtgttttaagtaatgaagagtgattgttattataggtcctgaggggagggggaaagaagtattgaatagatggaatcattaTAAatatggggcaatggaagtgtttcacaagatcatgcaaagatggatacaggacatgctaaattacaccaaaaaggtataaaaatctataagcaaaaatgtaaactataatgtaaaacataagataactaaaaatttagaaaattgtatagtctaaaataaaaaccataatgtaaaccccagtggaaccatatttgaaagctattgtttcaatatctgtacatcagctgcagcaaatgtaatatgaacatgtaaaaagatcattgctggggaagggaaaaagtgtttgatattggataagtgggagtaccgtatattgtatatatgaatcactgcgatccaaaacttctgtgaagacaaacttaataattagagaaaaagaaaagaaaagatataggcactgaagaagaaaagggaaaaattgccttgccactgtatatacagggcaacagtTATTGCAGTgttgaaaagcaaaacatcaaaaataaagcttttccattttttatttttttgatacaccaacttatttttactttatttatttttttctaaattagtatgttttctatatctaacctttacacccatcaccatattccattttgctattaatggaaactggcaatatattagatttcatttttgaaga
Coding sequences:
- the LOC101446478 gene encoding olfactory receptor 52K2-like: MSSCNNSIPQPLIFVLAGIPGLASSYGWFSVAFFLVFVMTVIGNVTIISIIRVQMSLHEPMFLLLAMQSVVDLSVVSVTVPRMLGIFWMNAKEIGFNACLMQMFFVSFFYVMESGILVTMAFDRFVAIWKPLSYTAILANNMLVKIALAVLARAVAVLTPAPILAKRLESFQTHTIAYSYCAYMAVVEIACGDVSNHIVYGLMVTVLSVGFDLFFTILSYGLILHTAFWIPTWEARGKALSTCGSHFCVIALFYSPVVISFLVHSLGYHMVPHVQIFIDNLYFLVPPMVNPLIYGVRTKQLWEQVLQILHCLED